The Candidatus Melainabacteria bacterium genome includes a window with the following:
- a CDS encoding 4-hydroxy-tetrahydrodipicolinate reductase: MSESGTSTKTVKVVIAGINGRMGRTGAQAVFSNPEFELVGAFGSASAPYVGADVRSILGMADAANAGILVSNDFSESVARCKPDVLLDVTRAEVAVANAKRALEQGIRPVIGTSGISAESLKELSDLSAKLKIGAMLVPNFSVGAVLMMEFARQAACIFQNVEVVEMHHTKKVDAPSGTAMHTLQMMSESGSNFNPQIVKEKELMPGARGAKNDANIRVHSLRLPGLISHQEVLFGSDGELLKVTHDSFNTSCFTKGILLALKAVCDLDHLVVGLDGILMKSVVPLGAK, translated from the coding sequence ATGAGCGAATCGGGCACTTCTACCAAAACTGTAAAGGTAGTTATAGCCGGAATAAATGGCAGAATGGGGCGCACCGGAGCTCAGGCAGTCTTCTCAAACCCTGAGTTTGAGCTGGTCGGCGCGTTTGGCAGCGCATCGGCACCCTACGTAGGCGCCGACGTGCGCTCAATCTTGGGTATGGCAGACGCAGCCAACGCTGGTATACTTGTCAGCAACGATTTTTCGGAATCTGTAGCCCGGTGCAAGCCTGATGTTCTTCTGGACGTCACCCGCGCCGAGGTCGCCGTCGCGAATGCGAAGCGTGCCCTCGAGCAGGGAATTCGCCCAGTCATAGGTACATCCGGCATCTCCGCCGAAAGCTTGAAGGAGCTGTCTGACTTGTCGGCTAAATTGAAAATCGGTGCAATGCTGGTGCCCAACTTCTCAGTTGGTGCCGTTTTGATGATGGAATTTGCCCGGCAAGCTGCCTGCATTTTTCAGAATGTGGAAGTTGTGGAAATGCATCACACGAAGAAGGTAGATGCTCCATCAGGCACGGCCATGCACACTTTGCAGATGATGTCTGAGTCGGGAAGCAATTTCAATCCGCAAATCGTAAAAGAAAAAGAATTGATGCCTGGAGCCCGTGGCGCCAAGAACGACGCAAACATTCGTGTGCATTCGTTGCGACTGCCGGGTTTGATTTCGCATCAGGAAGTGCTTTTCGGCTCTGATGGTGAGCTTTTGAAGGTTACACACGACAGCTTCAATACGAGCTGTTTTACGAAAGGAATTTTGCTTGCTTTGAAAGCAGTATGCGATCTCGACCACTTAGTTGTTGGTCTGGACGGCATACTGATGAAAAGCGTGGTGCCGCTGGGTGCGAAGTGA
- a CDS encoding insulinase family protein — MLKCSVPQSRSIQEIARSHIDASQGYLNKMIRKTTLPNGVRILTEVVDEVYSASIGVYVDVGSEDETEQNNGVSHCLEHMLFKGTSKRTAQEISQEIEDVGGSLGAATGKENTCFYGRVMGDQLDVAVDLLLDMIVDANLDKEDFELERQVILEEIKMYDDDPEDYAHETLILNIWPNHPLGLPITGTVETVSGFDEKVVREHVDRFYRPERLVISIAGKFDEQKVIDQIATALSDMKPGKRHDKVGAPKMKRYRAVKHRDIEQAHISIVSDGLSITDQDRYVFAILDLCLGGNMSSRLFQEVREKRGLVYTINSFRESHRANGLFGVYAGASPKQVGTVLDLISEEFQRTKSEGFTEQEINRGKIQLRSELLLGLESMRNRSARSAYGELFYGRQLEVDEIVADIDRVTGQQVKDLANRLIKPDLLSMIVVGPGSELQPDYELAC, encoded by the coding sequence ATGTTAAAATGTAGCGTGCCGCAGAGCCGGTCTATACAAGAGATAGCGCGATCGCATATAGATGCATCGCAGGGATATTTAAACAAAATGATTCGAAAAACTACTTTGCCCAACGGAGTTCGTATCCTGACAGAAGTAGTTGATGAAGTTTATTCGGCGTCGATTGGCGTCTATGTCGATGTCGGTTCGGAAGATGAAACCGAGCAGAACAATGGCGTTTCGCATTGCCTGGAGCACATGCTCTTCAAAGGAACTTCGAAGCGAACTGCGCAGGAAATTTCGCAGGAAATCGAAGACGTTGGTGGCAGTCTTGGTGCTGCGACCGGCAAGGAAAATACTTGCTTCTACGGTCGGGTCATGGGCGATCAGTTGGATGTTGCGGTTGATTTGCTGCTCGACATGATAGTTGATGCCAATCTTGATAAAGAAGATTTTGAGTTGGAACGCCAGGTCATTCTCGAAGAAATCAAAATGTATGACGACGATCCGGAAGATTATGCTCACGAGACGCTGATTCTCAATATTTGGCCGAATCATCCACTCGGGCTGCCTATTACAGGAACAGTCGAGACGGTTTCGGGATTTGATGAGAAAGTGGTGCGCGAACATGTCGACCGTTTCTATCGACCTGAGCGGCTTGTTATTTCGATTGCGGGTAAATTCGACGAACAAAAAGTAATCGATCAGATCGCCACTGCGCTTTCCGATATGAAGCCAGGTAAGCGGCACGACAAAGTTGGTGCTCCGAAGATGAAGCGCTACCGAGCCGTAAAACATCGCGATATCGAGCAGGCGCACATCTCAATTGTCAGCGATGGACTCAGTATCACCGATCAGGATCGGTACGTTTTCGCCATTCTCGATTTGTGTTTGGGCGGCAATATGTCATCCCGTCTGTTCCAGGAGGTGCGTGAGAAGCGGGGATTGGTTTACACAATCAACAGTTTCCGCGAAAGTCATCGCGCCAACGGATTGTTCGGAGTCTACGCCGGTGCCAGTCCGAAACAAGTTGGCACAGTGCTGGACCTGATTTCCGAAGAATTCCAGCGCACGAAGAGCGAGGGTTTTACGGAGCAGGAAATCAATCGCGGCAAGATTCAATTGCGCAGTGAGCTTCTGCTGGGTCTGGAGTCGATGCGCAACCGCAGCGCCCGGAGTGCTTATGGCGAGCTTTTCTACGGAAGGCAATTGGAAGTCGATGAGATTGTTGCTGATATCGATCGTGTCACGGGGCAACAGGTGAAAGACCTTGCTAACAGGCTGATCAAGCCCGATTTGCTTTCGATGATTGTGGTTGGTCCGGGGTCTGAGCTGCAGCCCGATTACGAGTTGGCTTGTTAG
- a CDS encoding dUTP diphosphatase yields MSEVVKLKVKRLPHCKALPSYATPGSAGLDLSAAISESVELKPGDRMKMPTGIQIEIPERHQGQVVPRSGLAARAGISLTNSVGTIDSDYRGEVIVLLINHGAESYTFEPGERIAQLVVMPIPYVEVEEVDELSSSEIRGAGGFGSTGRNSCVAETPAKV; encoded by the coding sequence ATGAGCGAAGTTGTCAAATTGAAAGTGAAGAGACTCCCTCACTGTAAGGCGCTCCCTTCATACGCCACACCGGGTTCGGCGGGTCTCGACCTTTCTGCTGCGATATCCGAGTCGGTCGAGTTGAAGCCGGGTGACCGCATGAAGATGCCAACCGGCATCCAGATTGAAATTCCCGAGCGCCATCAGGGTCAGGTCGTGCCGCGTTCCGGCTTGGCTGCCAGGGCTGGAATCTCGCTCACGAACAGCGTCGGCACGATTGATTCTGATTATCGTGGCGAAGTAATTGTTTTGCTTATCAATCACGGTGCCGAATCTTATACATTCGAACCGGGAGAGCGCATCGCGCAGCTCGTTGTTATGCCGATTCCGTACGTTGAGGTCGAAGAAGTTGACGAGCTTTCATCAAGTGAGATTCGCGGAGCCGGCGGATTCGGTTCAACGGGGCGGAACTCTTGTGTGGCTGAAACGCCCGCCAAGGTTTGA
- a CDS encoding DUF4173 domain-containing protein, giving the protein MAIATNILIAALMVGLASDLLFHDSIVHSTPNGLSVLLWSSVVSLAVSFIAAFKKRDVDRKCLWWLVPVNLSAFAYMWRDSAILHGIDMYLMFFSLVMLSFSLKGNVVQAHGIFRYGVASLNTVIDAVIEAMNLIKIDLPWRQLVPPELRSKVPALVRGFAFAIPLLLLFCGLFISADAAFASLLNKGLRFNFSDLSVHTAILLGFTWCTAGYLRPMFAADRGADLLATMQYHDSKGEMQMDDNDSLKLKPVIGRFELNVVLALLNLLFLSFVMVQFRYFFGGSNVVETTAGLSYAEYARKGFFELATVSALVLPMLLVGDWLLPRHRDKFDKVFPVQAGIQIALLFVIMLSAFQRMNLYQQEYGLTELRFYVSAFIGCMAVLYVIFSATVLTGRRSMFAYAASIAAFAVVGIMQLANPDRIIVAANIDNAVKGKPFDAQYALSLSNDATAYLAQNVHKLPFAAQKEIAASLVAQEHGAWHYDLRSFNFAKFEAFNAVQKNLPLLNAINTVGAIPDPATH; this is encoded by the coding sequence ATGGCAATTGCAACTAATATACTGATCGCGGCTTTGATGGTGGGTTTAGCAAGCGATTTGCTTTTCCACGACAGCATTGTGCACTCGACGCCGAACGGACTGAGTGTGCTGCTGTGGTCGTCGGTGGTGAGCCTGGCAGTTTCATTCATTGCTGCGTTCAAGAAGCGCGACGTCGATCGAAAGTGTTTGTGGTGGCTCGTGCCGGTTAATCTGTCGGCTTTTGCCTATATGTGGCGTGATTCGGCAATTCTGCACGGCATCGATATGTATTTGATGTTTTTCAGTCTTGTAATGCTTTCCTTTTCATTGAAAGGAAATGTTGTGCAGGCGCATGGAATCTTCAGGTATGGCGTCGCTTCTCTCAACACAGTTATTGATGCTGTCATTGAAGCCATGAATCTGATCAAGATTGATTTGCCATGGCGTCAGCTTGTGCCGCCCGAACTGAGGAGCAAGGTTCCAGCTCTTGTTCGCGGTTTCGCTTTCGCTATTCCACTGTTGCTGCTGTTCTGCGGATTATTCATCAGTGCTGACGCCGCGTTCGCCAGTCTGTTGAATAAGGGGTTGCGCTTCAATTTTTCGGACCTGTCAGTACACACCGCGATTTTGCTTGGATTCACCTGGTGCACTGCCGGATATTTGCGCCCCATGTTCGCCGCTGACAGAGGTGCAGACTTGCTTGCCACCATGCAATATCATGACTCTAAGGGCGAAATGCAGATGGATGATAACGATAGTCTGAAGCTCAAGCCTGTGATCGGGCGCTTCGAGTTGAACGTTGTTCTTGCTTTGTTGAATCTGCTCTTTCTATCATTTGTGATGGTGCAGTTCCGCTATTTCTTCGGCGGTTCCAACGTCGTTGAAACGACTGCTGGTCTGTCATATGCTGAGTATGCTCGCAAAGGATTTTTCGAGCTGGCAACGGTATCGGCCCTGGTGCTGCCGATGCTGCTGGTTGGAGATTGGTTGCTGCCTCGTCACCGCGATAAGTTCGATAAGGTTTTTCCGGTGCAGGCTGGAATTCAGATCGCTCTTTTGTTTGTGATTATGCTTTCTGCATTCCAGCGCATGAATCTCTATCAGCAAGAGTATGGACTAACTGAGCTGCGGTTCTATGTATCGGCATTTATCGGATGTATGGCTGTGCTCTACGTTATCTTTTCGGCGACTGTGCTGACGGGACGAAGATCTATGTTTGCGTATGCCGCTTCGATTGCTGCTTTTGCGGTTGTGGGCATCATGCAACTCGCTAATCCAGATCGCATCATCGTTGCCGCCAACATCGACAACGCTGTAAAGGGAAAGCCGTTTGATGCGCAATATGCATTGTCTTTGAGCAATGACGCGACTGCATATCTTGCGCAAAACGTTCATAAACTGCCGTTCGCCGCCCAGAAGGAAATTGCCGCTTCGCTGGTCGCTCAAGAGCACGGAGCCTGGCATTACGACTTGCGCAGCTTCAACTTTGCCAAATTCGAAGCATTTAACGCAGTGCAAAAGAATCTTCCACTGTTGAACGCAATTAACACGGTCGGCGCGATCCCAGATCCAGCCACCCACTAG